Proteins encoded by one window of Xiphias gladius isolate SHS-SW01 ecotype Sanya breed wild chromosome 15, ASM1685928v1, whole genome shotgun sequence:
- the vps37a gene encoding vacuolar protein sorting-associated protein 37A isoform X2, producing MNWLFPLSKGSGPLPPLNSLQQQRQRQIESLKAAHPSLAEIQKDVEYRIPFTVNNSTISVNILLPPQFPQEKPVVSVYPPVGHHLVDSNNGTMITSPLITNFGMHSDLGKVVQSLLDEFWKSPPALMSSGPAGFPYMYKPSGIAPYPTQAFHYGPRHVGASQTPPPGPGPAPSPAPPSMPHPAIDSAHGPPRAPAPYGLISDLPLPVPTGDSQAGLNGHMYKMPEIPESFPELCDMSLTQLSDMSENEDVLLEFFVSLPQLKQVTNDKEELVTSIVDMAKKNLQMEPQLEGKRQEMLYKYEQLTQMKSAFETKMQRQHDLSESCSLSTLQARLKVAAHQAEEESEETAENFLEGRTDIDEFLTSFMEKRTLCHSRRAKEEKLQQSINTHGQFPSSH from the exons ATGAACTGGCTTTTCCCCCTGTCCAAAGGCTCCGGACCGCTCCCTCCTCTGAACAGCCTACAGCAACAAAGACAGCGGCAGATCGAGTCACTCAAAGCCGCTCACCCTAG CCTTGCAGAGATTCAGAAGGATGTGGAATACAGAATACCATTCACAGTCAACAACTCCACCATTAGTGTTAACAT tctgcTTCCTCCTCAGTTCCCTCAGGAGAAGCCTGTGGTCAGTGTCTACCCCCCAGTTGGTCATCATTTAGTTGACAGCAATAATGGCACCATGATCACTAGTCCCCTCATCACCAAT TTTGGGATGCACTCAGATCTGGGTAAGGTCGTTCAGAGTCTGTTGGACGAGTTCTGGAAAAGTCCTCCTGCCTTGATGTCTAGTGGTCCCGCTGGCTTTCCATA TATGTACAAGCCATCAGGCATCGCTCCCTACCCCACTCAGGCTTTCCATTATGGTCCTCGTCATGTGGGTGCCAGTCAGACACCGCCTCCTGGTCCAGGCCCAGCTCCCTCTCCAGCCCCGCCCTCCATGCCTCACCCAGCGATCGATAGTGCCCATGGGCCTCCTCGTGCTCCAGCTCCATATGGACTGATTTCAGACCTGCCTCTGCCTGTACCAACTGGAGACTCACAG GCTGGACTGAACGGACATATGTACAAGATGCCTGAGATTCCCGAGTCTTTTCCTGAACTCTGCGACATGAG TCTGACCCAGTTATCAGATATGTCTGAAAACGAGGATGTGCTACTGGAGTTCTTTGTGAGTCTGCCACAGCTCAAGCAGGTCACAAATGATAAAGAAGAGCTGGTCACCAGCATAGTGGACATGGCTA agaaaaacCTTCAGATGGAGCCACAGTTGgaaggaaaaagacaagaaatgcTCTACAAG TATGAACAACTGACTCAGATGAAGTCGGCCTTTGAGACAAAGATGCAGAGACAGCATGACCTCAGTGAG agttgcagtcttagCACTTTACAGGCTCGATTAAAGGTTGCAGCCCACCAGGCCGAGGAGGAGTCGGAGGAGACGGCTGAAAACTTCCTGGAGGGACGCACCGATATAGACGAATTCCTGACCAGCTTCATGGAGAAGAGAACG CTTTGCCACAGCAGAAGGGCCAAAGAGGAGAAGTTGCAACAGTCCATCAACACACATGGACAGTTTCCATCCAGCCACTAG
- the vps37a gene encoding vacuolar protein sorting-associated protein 37A isoform X1, which translates to MNWLFPLSKGSGPLPPLNSLQQQRQRQIESLKAAHPSLAEIQKDVEYRIPFTVNNSTISVNILLPPQFPQEKPVVSVYPPVGHHLVDSNNGTMITSPLITNFGMHSDLGKVVQSLLDEFWKSPPALMSSGPAGFPYSMYKPSGIAPYPTQAFHYGPRHVGASQTPPPGPGPAPSPAPPSMPHPAIDSAHGPPRAPAPYGLISDLPLPVPTGDSQAGLNGHMYKMPEIPESFPELCDMSLTQLSDMSENEDVLLEFFVSLPQLKQVTNDKEELVTSIVDMAKKNLQMEPQLEGKRQEMLYKYEQLTQMKSAFETKMQRQHDLSESCSLSTLQARLKVAAHQAEEESEETAENFLEGRTDIDEFLTSFMEKRTLCHSRRAKEEKLQQSINTHGQFPSSH; encoded by the exons ATGAACTGGCTTTTCCCCCTGTCCAAAGGCTCCGGACCGCTCCCTCCTCTGAACAGCCTACAGCAACAAAGACAGCGGCAGATCGAGTCACTCAAAGCCGCTCACCCTAG CCTTGCAGAGATTCAGAAGGATGTGGAATACAGAATACCATTCACAGTCAACAACTCCACCATTAGTGTTAACAT tctgcTTCCTCCTCAGTTCCCTCAGGAGAAGCCTGTGGTCAGTGTCTACCCCCCAGTTGGTCATCATTTAGTTGACAGCAATAATGGCACCATGATCACTAGTCCCCTCATCACCAAT TTTGGGATGCACTCAGATCTGGGTAAGGTCGTTCAGAGTCTGTTGGACGAGTTCTGGAAAAGTCCTCCTGCCTTGATGTCTAGTGGTCCCGCTGGCTTTCCATA CAGTATGTACAAGCCATCAGGCATCGCTCCCTACCCCACTCAGGCTTTCCATTATGGTCCTCGTCATGTGGGTGCCAGTCAGACACCGCCTCCTGGTCCAGGCCCAGCTCCCTCTCCAGCCCCGCCCTCCATGCCTCACCCAGCGATCGATAGTGCCCATGGGCCTCCTCGTGCTCCAGCTCCATATGGACTGATTTCAGACCTGCCTCTGCCTGTACCAACTGGAGACTCACAG GCTGGACTGAACGGACATATGTACAAGATGCCTGAGATTCCCGAGTCTTTTCCTGAACTCTGCGACATGAG TCTGACCCAGTTATCAGATATGTCTGAAAACGAGGATGTGCTACTGGAGTTCTTTGTGAGTCTGCCACAGCTCAAGCAGGTCACAAATGATAAAGAAGAGCTGGTCACCAGCATAGTGGACATGGCTA agaaaaacCTTCAGATGGAGCCACAGTTGgaaggaaaaagacaagaaatgcTCTACAAG TATGAACAACTGACTCAGATGAAGTCGGCCTTTGAGACAAAGATGCAGAGACAGCATGACCTCAGTGAG agttgcagtcttagCACTTTACAGGCTCGATTAAAGGTTGCAGCCCACCAGGCCGAGGAGGAGTCGGAGGAGACGGCTGAAAACTTCCTGGAGGGACGCACCGATATAGACGAATTCCTGACCAGCTTCATGGAGAAGAGAACG CTTTGCCACAGCAGAAGGGCCAAAGAGGAGAAGTTGCAACAGTCCATCAACACACATGGACAGTTTCCATCCAGCCACTAG
- the nsmce1 gene encoding non-structural maintenance of chromosomes element 1 homolog, with the protein MSRQMGDSHRRFLQTMMAKGIVDEQGARTLYQHCCETHNTQYTPDKLDDFIDTINSKLQPMFMQLRKGMSEDSGQQYYALVNMAETDVTRMSSDYADNELELFRKTMDLIVGSENGKASSTDILNSADTMTTKKLKKSETVHLLSRLVQDKWLSEKRGEYTLSTRCIIEMEPYIRTMYQDQVKVCHICHDIALQCQICENPTCGIKIHNPCVARYFKGRAEPRCPACDDFWPHEIPEVRRPQSQSRR; encoded by the exons ATGTCACGACAGATGGGAGACAGCCATCGAAGGTTTCTACAAACCATGATGGCCAAGGGCATTGTTGATGAACAAGGAGCAAGGACACTTTATCAGCATTGCTGTGAAACACACAACA CACAGTACACCCCTGACAAACTGGACGATTTCATTGATACCATCAACTCAAAGCTGCAGCCCATGTTCATGCAGCTTAGAAAAGGGATGTCTGAAGACAGCGGTCAACAATACTACGCCTTG GTGAACATGGCTGAGACTGACGTCACCAGAATGTCATCAGATTATGCCGACAACGAGCTGGAACTGTTCAGGAAAACG ATGGACCTGATCGTGGGCTCTGAGAATGGCAAGGCCTCCTCCACCGACATCCTGAACAGTGCCGACACCATGACCACCAAAAAGCTGAAGAAGAGCGAGACAGTGCACCTCTTGAGCCGACTCGTGCAGGACAAATGGCTCAGTGAG AAACGGGGTGAATACACCTTGTCCACCAGATGCATCATAGAGATGGAGCCATACATCCGCACAATGTATCAAGACCAGGTCAAAGTCTGCCACATCTGTCACGACATCGCTTTACAG tgtcaaATTTGTGAAAATCCGACATGTggcataaaaatacacaacccGTGTGTGGCCAGATACTTTAAAGGAAGAGCAGAACCGCGGTGTCCGGCTTGTGATGACTTCTGGCCACATGAAATCCCTG AAGTCAGACGGCCTCAGTCTCAGTCCAGGAGATGA
- the LOC120800496 gene encoding trace amine-associated receptor 13c-like, whose translation MDALQGVELCYPQLPNSSCRGSPRPRPGAALLSTLLSSVTLLTVALNLLVIISISHFRQLHTPTNLLLLSLATSDLLVGLLVMPLETVRLTVTCWLLGDLMCILSYVIGFTLTSASVGNMVLISTDRYVAICHPLQYPNKITCSRVERSVCLCWACSLLYNGLLLKDHLRHPDRQSSCYGECLVVINYVPGAVDLVFTFFGPCSVILALYVRVFVVAVSQARAMRSHIAAVAGGSVIVTAKKSEKKAARTLGVVILVFLMTFCPYYYPSLAGQDIKNSASSWPIVSWLLYFNSCVNPLIYAFFYPWFRKAIKFIVTLKILEQDSSHASIL comes from the coding sequence ATGGACGCTTTGCAGGGAGTTGAGCTCTGCTACCCTCAGCTCCCGAACTCGTCCTGCAGGGGTTCACCGCGCCCTCGCCCCGGGGCCGCCCTGCTCTCCACGCTGCTCTCCTCCGTCACTCTGCTCACTGTAGCTCTCAACCTGCTGGTTatcatctccatctcccacTTCAGGCAGCTCCACACTCCCACCAACCTGCTCCTGCTCTCCCTGGCCACCTCGGACCTCCTTGTGGGGCTGCTGGTGATGCCGCTGGAAACAGTGAGACTCACAGTAACCTGCTGGCTGCTGGGTGATCTCATGTGCATTCTGTCTTACGTTATCGGCTTCACTCTCACCTCGGCCTCTGTGGGGAACATGGTGCTCATATCCACCGATCGTTATGTAGCTATTTGTCACCCTCTGCAGTACCCCAACAAAATCACTTGCAGCAGAGTTGAGcggtctgtgtgtctgtgctgggcCTGCTCACTTCTCTACAACGGGTTGTTGTTAAAGGACCATCTCAGGCATCCAGACAGACAAAGCTCCTGCTACGGCGAGTGTTTGGTGGTGATTAACTACGTCCCCGGAGCCGTCGACCTCGTGTTCACCTTCTTCGGCCCCTGCTCAGTTATCCTGGCTCTGTACGTGAGAGTGTTTGTTGTGGCGGTGTCTCAGGCTCGTGCCATGCGGTCTCATATTGCGGCTGTTGCAGGCGGCTCAGTAATAGTCACTGCaaagaaatcagagaaaaaagcagccaGGACTCTGGGTGTTGTCATATTGGTGTTTTTGATGACCTTCTGTCCATATTACTACCCGTCTCTTGCAGGACAGGACATCAAAAACAGTGCCTCGTCCTGGCCAATTGTGTCCTGGCTGTTGTATTTTAATTCTTGTGTGAACCCACTCATATATGCTTTTTTCTATCCGTGGTTTAGGAAAGCTATCAAGTTCATTGTCACCCTGAAGATACTAGAGCAGGACTCCTCTCATGCGAGTATACTTTAA